The sequence below is a genomic window from Glycine max cultivar Williams 82 chromosome 20, Glycine_max_v4.0, whole genome shotgun sequence.
CCCCTTCAGAACTGAACCTTGCTGATGAAAGACTGGCCAAATCTCCAAGTAGAGGGTGCCACATTATAAGCTGTGCGAATCCTTCCATTGCTGAGTTGTACTCTGAAGGACAAGCTCTGACCATTGAGATAGCTTAAGCTTTGCCAGTTAGCTCCCCAATTTCTTGACATGGGTTCCCAGTTACTCATTTTGGACCCTTTGATCCAAACTCTTGAAACATCCCCTGCTCCTCCCACGTTGCTTATAAGCACTAGTTCAAAATAGTCTCTCCCATTGATGGTAAATCTGATGCCTCCAGTTCTTTTGCACCCAACTCTGCATAGATGCAACACAAAATTTGAACATGTATTTATTAGCTAGCTGTATCCATCATCATGTTTGAAAATCCGtcaaggaataaaaaattataactactAATTTCTTTCTTAGTAGACGTGATGTGGAACCAAACACGCTAGAAATCATTTTcgcattttagaaaataaaaggaaaacacaTAGTTAGGATATGACATAACATACTTTCTGTAAAGAATCGGAACAATGCCAGCCTTGTATTTGGCAATGGTCTCAAAGGCAGGTTGAGACATGTCAAAGTGTGGTCTAGGAGGATTACACCAACCACCATTGTCACTAGGGAGTGCATAGTTTGGAGGGCAGAAATTTGTGGCAGTGATTGTGATGGAAGTGCCCCTGAGGCACCATTGGGGCACTTGGCTTGCGTCACAAACTATCTGATAGCAACCACCGCATGACTTGCCATCATTAAACAAAGCAGTACTCAATGCAGCTGTTTTTATTCCATAACCATCAGTGTACAGATTTCCATACCCACATGCCCCACCTACAAGTACAAACAAGTTATACTCTTTCAAATTATGTGAAACTAATTGCTCTTATTTTGTACTTaagtttgaattgaattgaattgaattgaaggGGGATTTAATGAACTTTAGAAATGATGATAAAAGAAGCACAACACAGAATGTATAACAATTTTTTACCCATTGTTCCTGTGGCATCACTTCCACCATAGAAAGTTGCATGAGCTCGCAGCCAAATTGCGGATGCTACTCTAAGTTCTGTGGTGAATAACACCACAAGCATTATTAGACCACTGAAAATTAGTTTTTCCATCCCCTTTATCACTCTTACTCTCTCTATCTTTCTCTTTCTGAGTCTGATTCCTGAACAAGGACTTTCTTAATTTGCTGCTTGAGATGACAAACTCCTATGTGGTATTTATAGTTGCTGTAAGGGACATTTgacccataaaaaaaattgactcaaACTCAAATTCGTATTATCGAACAAAATGTTGTAGTTGACCCAAAAATTTGCTCtcttattataaaaagaattagTATGTAATGCacgcattaaaaaaaatacaaggcaATTAGGTAGGTGTGAAGAAGACTCAACCCATTAAAATTATACACAACATGGATGCTAATTGCTAAACACGCCGTCTTCAGATTAATATTGATACTCATCTTGTATTTTCTGCATATGATTGATCAGACTCATTTTGCAGTGAAAGAACATGCTTTGATGGTCTTAGGATCCGTGGTACGTAAATGGTACAGTCAAATGCAATTTGCATTTTGCAGCACATCTTGCTTCAAAGTAAACCATgcataatttaatatatgatgATGAATTGAATAAATTACTTCTGAGTATCGTCAGAATACTACTCTATTTTAATGacaaactaactaactaacagaTAGAAGATTCTTCTCCTCCCTCAATGTCAAAAGACCaacattttttaatgatattctGAAAAAAGATTGAACTGAAACGGTAGTAATTAAACTAATTGGTTCGGCtatgttttcaatttgaataCTATCCAAATCAATAATGAGTTAATGACAAATTTAATCACTAGAATCAAATGAACCACAATATGGAACACGGATAgatctataaaatatttaagggTGGAATGAAAAGTAtacaaattttaacataattgtaaaaaattaaaattaatatacatttaaaaattggGAAAAGATTAAAGGCCAGACTTGCCTCTTCCTAAACTCGTCCCTTTACCTACCAATCTTGCTGAATCGTGACCTGACTTAGGGTGTGTTGAACTGGGCTTGAGTTTCGCTCAACGCCAATCCATTGCTAGGCTCATCTACATTCAGTGTGCATTGAAACATGAGATTGGGATTCAACTAAAAAAACGCATACTTAGTTTTTAAATCAGTCATTTTAAAAGCtcaaagataaaacaaattttaggaAAAATCATTTAAGATGTCACACCCGACATGGTTAACCAAAGAagcacaatttttaaaagttcaaGCCATATTTAATCTCTTGTACTCGTATATATTGAAAAACGTGGTTTGCTACAATGCCGCTAATGGTGATTTCTGTTAAACTATTGTATTATattctttgtgtttttttaatcattatgttTACGACAAAAAAATGTCAGCTTTTCACATTTTATCTAAATTCGTACAGTCTGTTCATTAGTTCATAACTTATAACAATGCTGATAATAGAAAGGAGAAGGCTAATAACACACGTAAttcctaacatttttttaacacactaGTTATTATTGGATAGAATTTTTAAGCATCACTAAATAAAGTGAGTTTCACTGGTTTAATCACATTCCGTATTTAATAAGTCtcgtataaattttatttagtaagaaaaacatattaaaaatgtattgcTATTTCTTTTATGATACAAAGCCAATTCTTACACGCAAGAGCATTGAAGAAAACATGAACATAAACATTTTCTTTAATGGTAGTTAGTAGTAACATGGAATGCCTTAGTATGTGCAATGGCCCTACCTTGTTTATCAAGAAATGGAAACTTTTTATATTAGCAAATAGCCACTACTAAAGAAACTTTGACTAGCATGAATAAGTCAGCTATATGAAAAGGCTCATGAATTTATGCCAAATATTGTGCCTTATCTCGTGGAACTACGCCCATTTGCCACATGGCTGATGGCATCCCCTGCCATGTTCACCAAACAACTGCTTCACATACGAGGGCCCCATTGGCCATTGACATACCCTCCTTTTAtagaatttaataatttttttcaaacaaacaaacaaaaaagccTACAAATTTTCTAACAAATTAGGAGATCCGCTTATTGAATGCCTAAACTTAAGCATGTGTTcagtaaagtttttttttctaaaaaaaaaatcaagtatttAGGAAAAGAGTTTgtataatgtaaaatataatagatCATATGAATCTAAAGAATATTTCTCCTTTTTCAATTCAAATACTTGGTTTTGCGACTTGAAAGTTGATGATTTAATATCATACATTCATTGCATACGTATATAATATTATGATATTGTTTTGCCTAAAATGAATGATTGTTTGAATAtatcaacttattttttctataatacaTATATTGAGAGCGTaagaaaatcatattaaaatagacaattaagatttaaaataataaaaataatttaaccatccatcatatataattaaatgaccAAGATTTACTCTTTGTATCTCTAACATTCTCATATGTTTTATGTACACCCACATATAAAAtccaataaattaaatcaaaccaaCTTGTTTTCATTATGGGCTTATTTGGTTCGAATTTGGTGAAAATAATTATGAAGctaaaccaaattaaaaaattattttaatttaattgattcaatttttatataaaactaaaCTAACTAGcaacctctctttttcccgtgTCGATTGATGTTTATTGTTATTGGGTCTTAACCGTAGAAGGCCCAATCAACTAGAGCTCAATCCAGCAATCTTGGGGTTTACTTTCTTTTCtgatttctattttctaatagGATAAATAGCAAGCAACTTTTGTTCATAAATGTGTAATTAGCTTATAAATGTATTTCAGAAAAAtgataatacaaaatttaatccctaaaagtgtaaaaagtgcgacaaatatatctagTCGTTAACTTTCATCtgttgtggcgtccctaaattaatgactggtttaatagtaataatttaaataacaaaaaaccatggtaaatttttttttccttcttttccctttttatatctttctctttttcacaatAACTAGgtgtagaaggaaaatcctcactataaagtcctgaatggccagttcacaactctattcggagtcatttctttcttaccgctcataattctctaaattattttgctgtttcaaaggaagaatataccagccattactttaggtcgtcacgtgaaaataaaggataaaatacagtcgataaactcttttacaaataaagttgctaatacttccttttcaaataacaagattgatcataaatgcattcatcatttaaagatgtccaaaatatgggagttttacaaaatacttagtgtcatccagagcaaaggtgttcatagtggtggcttcagccacatgtatacaatcatcaaattcctatacatcaggtctacccatacaaaaacaaaagagtaaacctaacagtcagtcctagatacacccaccctcaaaaagtatacaaaactaatccaaaaagctgtccactaggatgaagagcctccgctgatcgccatctcccccgggccactatcctccgtagagtctgcctcagatgccggcatgacttcctcgggagaatccacctcaagaagtggatcctcatcatcctctagaaagtcaagggcatccacagcaggctcaggaggtagctcctccagatcctcctcggggtcttcctcggatgacgttacctcgatcacttggacgggctccactagacgatatggtgtaggtgtgggtagtatccactccaccgtgcgctgaagcgtccgtgcggGCTCATCTGGATGCACTAAAGAAGTCGTCGTAAATCGAatagtgccccgaaatcggcacctcgtgttgccttcgagggtctcccaagctccctctaggcactccatctctactcgatcacggattagctgcgccgccatcacgatctacaagaaagaaaagaaaggggtagattctttcacaagaatctaactgcaCTGAACACCAtttgtctcataaccactacatgcaagtaaaaggggtattttaaggctttccatctctggtaatcgattacacagccttggtaatcgattaccagaggctaaacttgaattacacagcctcaggacatgaaatatgcaataatgcactgtgtaatcgattacacatgcctggtaatcgattaccagtgacccattcctctgtgtaatcgattacacaggctggtaatcgattaccagaggcttccaccatctcccagttccctttttaagcctggtaatcgattacaccccttggtaatcgattaccagaggcttccctagcttcctgacctcgttttcaagcctggtaatcgattacaccccgtggtaatcgattaccagagaccatcttagcctcctgtcttcatttttaagccttgtaatcgattacccacccttggtaatcgattaccagaggccataacccacatatcaatcaaagttcacagctggccagccaccacaagcctccttgctttgtggtctttgttccttttatctgttgactgccaggagctcgcctgcttaggtacatcacaggttctcactgaccgactatgcccgggttgggtcgggattggtcaagcttggttttgggcaatagcaccccacctgacgtccccaaggtctcctgacccccgcgacatatctccaggtaccactctgtggtcaacaataaaagcaggaagtttcacccttcaacacttcctcatctcaagcttgtaggattatggggtacccatcacatgtggtactaggtggcggtcgggcgatggtgcacaacaagttttccacatccacaatgcgcgcataaacccaccatcccctgttgcccacctccatctgagctcacgtactcccacgtagcccatatcctcgtttctctcaataccgggtccccatcaatcctcccaagcttccacaacatccaagcaaaacaacattcaaacagcacaagctatcacagccaaacaaaacagggcaaaggcagaaaactctgccaaaacaccaaccaaatcacagcttttctcacttaaagaccccagtaacaattccttcgatccaattcgttaaccgttggatcgactccaaaattctACTGGAGGTctatagtacataagcctacattgtgaccgttgggatctactagcaatcatccagaactcattctgcactactctttccacagccaaccacacataAGCACTTTTCTGCACAAGCCAAGattctgctgcacctattttgacagcaaaattctgcataagtgcagatttcgaaaatcacccttcctctcatccaatcttgcccaaatcaattcctacaagtcccaaatcatgtatcaatcatgtctaacccaaaatcaagctttacagcacagcaacacagaatctaggtgtccaacacccctcaattcaatgggttttctaggtttgaaaagtgaaatttagaatgaggtaaatttgaagcaaactctcacctcacaccagtccataacatctatttagacttgttcaaactggatttacacctaaaatctcaccgaatcaaaatttgactcttcaacacccaaatttgccctagaaatggctctttgttcactttggtcatttgtctttctctctagcacaatccaagctttctcataagtcctaaatgacatttcaagctaggagtaactcactttaacctccatttaccacagaattcagacttaaccttccaactctcaaagcctcactctttttccactcataacaccacattctcactttccaaccctaggttaactctacctttcatctctaacagttttccataagtaatttcagcatataaacatcacaaacatcatcacaaaaaccctaaaacagaatgggtatgtctaactcatccaaacatggcaatttcaacaagctttcaacaaatgtcttcacaaataatcatcacacagcagaaacctagcaagactacTCATCATATCtccccaaaaccccatacccacgaaatttaagagagaaagaagtccatccaaacctgaaatttcgaaatcccactcgtagccacgcacttcacgactccaaaaatgctctcctttcgcgatttggagcagaaatgatggccaaaggttggagctttgttggggtttcaatggagaatggaggagaaggaaaaagcaacgtgaggaagagggagagagagagctgtTCTGAAAttgggctgagtgaagagagagagggttgctttttgggttttaataaaagggttttctctttttctattattttatttaagcaatgccacatgtctccatttgagtggagcaagaagggcccactttctctttttgactgtgactCATACTCAGTTACAAAAGTGAGGAAAATCTGACCTTAGAAACGCTAAAATCATGCCTCGGGTTGCatgccatttctctggttccagtttctcgcgtttctctgcgtccgtcggggccagtttttgaaagtactcaatatatatatcaaaacactcagaataaaaccccgagcgtggttcagaggttggtttcgttaaattctaagtcgcacgcaaaacgatgatttttaaactaattaattaagaattaacccataacctcccagttatggatttctcttccttaattagtctaacctgcgtatcttgcccccactactcctatttctaccaagaacatatatgcatatgcactgaataatacttatatatatataatcattcaaaatacatcgtttccgaaaactccgggtagaaatttctagGATGTTACATCTgtcaccattaataaaatagtccACGTGACACAAAaggacaaatttgtcactgaaatgattgtcaacgtgGTCATCTCTAATTGTCAGCATAGagacatatttttcatataatattttttttacttttcgtctTTCACTCCGCTGACAAATAcgtccctaaaagatgaaaatataaaatttagtttccgAAAGTGTAGAAAATGCAATAAATATATCCGAACATTAatagtagattgtgactaattatcataattttaaaaattttataaatattgtgacaaaatatttacaatgaaagtgaatttttattattttggcgaattcttcttacttttcttcaactacaaaaaaaaaatcaatctctTGGTTGTTAACTCTTGAAAATGTTATCAacacatgaaaaaaattaattgtaaaatgataaaaaaatcattgtttctGTTTAATcaaatactatttatttaattgttttttttataaatttttcatattaaaatacGAATGTCTATTAGCATATGCAGTgacatcaaattataaattataataaaagtttcttgatttttcaattattttttttaaatcatacacaattattttttattgactcatcatttaaaaaatcataaccttaaaaaaaatcatttcaaagaAGATGAGagtttattacaaattaaaagtgtcaTTGCAATTACAATTTTCCCAAAAATTATTCATGatctaatttaactataatgttttacaataaacattttttttatttggaccTTTCATCAAGCATGGGagtataaaaaagttatttacgagtttataaaattaatatttttttcttttagactcaatttaatttacgagtttgttaaaaaaaaatttatcacaatcagtataatttttttcaaattataataattagtcacaatctactatTAGCGTCCGAATATATTTatcacactttttacactttcggggactaaattttgtattttcatcttttagtgACGCACTTGTCAGCGGAGTGAAAGGacgacaaaaaaatattatatgacaaatatgtatCTATGCTAGCAATTAGATATGACGacgttgacaatcatttcagtcATAAATTCGTCCGTCCCTCTATGTCacataaactattttattaacggtaacGGACGAAAGTTAACGACCAGATATATTTATCACACtaaattttatactttcatcTTTCAAGAACGCATTTATCAGCGAATTAcacatttagaaacaaaattgattatttatccTTTCTAATATGAGAAAAGGCACGCATTTCAAAATATGGAACACGAGATGTTTCTGTTTCGAAGTTGAAATGAATAACAAGGCGCTTGGATCCTAAattcctgatttgaagttgCTATTCTATGCGATCCAATCCTTCTCTCGCAACTATGAGATTTGAACAAACAATCAACGACTTGAACGGTAAAAACACTTCAACACTTTTCTTTGCTCTTAAAATGCAAATCGAACAGAAAATTCATCGatcttttttgtttcctttctaTGATTTATACAAATTAACATATGTTGATTTTTGATATATGCTTTTACTATGCCTTTCTAGTTTCGGATGTTCGATTTCACTCGCAGTGCTAGTGCTAGGGTTTTGCTCAAGTTAATTGCAATTTAGTCTAACATATGCTGATTTCTAATATATGCTTTTACTTTGCCTTTCTAGTTTCGGATGTTCAATTTCACTCGTTGTGCTAGTGCTGGGGTTTCGCTCaagttaattacaatttagtctaatatatgatgatttttttaattattattgttagatTAATTTTGTGAATGTTTCGGTTATAcccaaaaatgataaaaattgctTTTTAGGTTTGAAACACTAACATCATATACAGTTTACTAGTAACTCTAggtataaccgatgtcaactcaAAGGGAAATCACAGAGAGCGGAGCTATGAGGAAACGAATGAAACCTGAGGTATTTGTTTCTTCgtctttcaatctttttctaTCGTGAATTTACCTTCTGTTCTTTTCGGCATCCTTTACTATTtcgatttattttttctcacaaAAAATAGGTGGTAGAAAAGGTAGGAGATGAAACAAAATCAAAGACTATAGAGGAGGAAGAATTTGAGGCGAACATTGCTGGATCTGAAGAAATGGAACTCAGTATCTCTCTTATTCTTGAGAAGATTGAGAATTATACTCAGATGGTAGCTATATATAGTTATACACCTTGTGAAGCTTGGGATCATATTGTATAAAAATGTCAACTAAATCTTTGGCATGCTAAATGATGGATTGCATGTAGGTATATGAGCTCCTAGAATCAGGAAAAACAATGTTGAAGGAGCTAACCAATGCATTTGAAGGGAAACTGATTATGTGAGCTGTGAAGTTGTCACTAAAcatcttttacttttaataGTGTTGGCTTTCTGTGGTCTGATCCTTTTAACTTTACAATACTCAGGATTCACAAGGAGCAAGTGGAAAAATGGCAAGAAGAAATCAGAGAATTGTGTGCACTCGATGCCTCAAATGAAGAAGCCAATGCTCTTCTGCTTAATGCTCGATATCTTCTTCAGCCCACTTGTGATCATTAGTGAGGGTAGTTGTAATTCTCTGATGTCTATGTACAATCGTTAGCATAATCTCTCCCCCGATCCCCCACGCATTAGTTTGGAAATATGTATACCTTGTTAGGAGTTTGAATGTGCTATGCTAGCTTGGGGAATACTCAGACACTATTGTATCATTAGGAATTTAAGATTGGAGATTTGAATTGGATTGTTTCCCATCATGTTAATCTTAATGTGCAATATATACTCATCACAATTGGTTAATACGGGCATACTCATCACAATTGGTTAATATGGGCAGGGGAGTAACAGAAACTTTAGTAGTAATACTAATGACACTCAGGAAAATTTTATGGCATTTAAATCTGAGAGATGGCAATTAACAGGAAGGTGGTGTTTGGATTTTCCAAGTATTGCATAGTAAAAGGATGCACGAGTCAACTTAAGTCCTTTATTTTAATGCATTTCTGCTCTGGACTTGCCttttcttgaattcaacttgtTTGACCAATTTCCTGATGATGGGTTTACCTATGCTAAATTGAAAGGGTTGATATTGAGATGTTTGTTCACATGCAGGGTTTCCAACGTTTGCGGATTGAGAGAAAAATCATGAGATGTATCATGTATTACCATTTTACCTGGATCACATGTGCGCATTGTTAGAAATAGTCTTTATATTGATATACATAAGAAAATATGTAGATggtatatgaaaagaaaaagtttcaACATTAACAATTTAGTGTTGCTTTTCTTGGTAGCAAGTGAAAGGGAAAAACTTTTTAAGGCTTATAAATATCAATACATTGTGCAGGAAATTAACTTCTATAGTTTTATTTGTATTCAGTTAGATACATATGTGCTAACAATAGTTAGAGATTATCGTACATATGATATTAACATTGCATTGAAGAGAACAATAAACATCACTGGAAGAACGATAACATATGCACGTTATTTCACTCTGCTTGTATTCTAATATTTGTGGGTAGGTTCCCTTGTTCAGTAGTCATGAATCACTGCAA
It includes:
- the LOC100813434 gene encoding putative expansin-A17 — its product is MEKLIFSGLIMLVVLFTTELRVASAIWLRAHATFYGGSDATGTMGGACGYGNLYTDGYGIKTAALSTALFNDGKSCGGCYQIVCDASQVPQWCLRGTSITITATNFCPPNYALPSDNGGWCNPPRPHFDMSQPAFETIAKYKAGIVPILYRKVGCKRTGGIRFTINGRDYFELVLISNVGGAGDVSRVWIKGSKMSNWEPMSRNWGANWQSLSYLNGQSLSFRVQLSNGRIRTAYNVAPSTWRFGQSFISKVQF
- the LOC100813975 gene encoding uncharacterized protein, producing MSTQREITESGAMRKRMKPEVVEKVGDETKSKTIEEEEFEANIAGSEEMELSISLILEKIENYTQMVYELLESGKTMLKELTNAFEGKLIMIHKEQVEKWQEEIRELCALDASNEEANALLLNARYLLQPTCDH